The following coding sequences are from one Nicotiana tomentosiformis chromosome 3, ASM39032v3, whole genome shotgun sequence window:
- the LOC104108096 gene encoding uncharacterized protein codes for MAKTSLLYCFALIILILGNPCTAEEEIKVYELKKGDFSVKITNYGATVLSVILPDKNGNLDDVVLGYNSIEDYKNDTTYFGGLIGRVANRIGGAKFELNGVEYKLPANDHGNTLHGGSKGFSDVIWTVEDYQEDSHLTLTYNSFDGEQGFPGDLSVKVTYMFIGTNKLAIKMQAKPLNKATPVNLASHTYWNLGGHTSGNIFSHTIQLFGSKITPVNDKLIPTGQITPVEGTAYDFLKPRTIGSKFSDIPGGYDINYVLDNTEGKHLQRVAIVQESKSGRKMELWTNKPGVQFYTSNMLENAKGKGGFVYSKYAALCLETQGFPDSVNHPNFPSQIVNPGETYKHIMVYRFTA; via the exons ATGGCCAAAACCTCTCTTCTCTATTGTTTTGCTCTTATCATTCTTATTCTTGGAAATCCATGTACAGCAgaggaagaaataaaagtgtacGAGTTGAAAAAGGGTGATTTTTCTGTTAAGATCACAAACTATGGTGCAACCGTTCTTTCTGTCATACTCCCTGATAAAAATG GAAACTTGGATGATGTTGTTCTTGGGTACAACTCCATCGAAGACTACAAG AACGACACCACATACTTTGGTGGCCTTATTGGGCGCGTGGCTAACAGAATTGGAGGAGCAAAATTCGAGTTAAATGGAGTCGAATATAAATTACCAGCTAATGATCATGGAAACACACTCCATG GGGGTAGCAAAGGATTCAGTGATGTGATATGGACAGTGGAAGATTATCAAGAAGATAGTCATCTTACTCTTACCTACAATAGCTTTGATGGTGAACAAG GATTTCCTGGTGACCTTTCTGTCAAAGTAACATACATGTTCATTGGGACAAACAAGTTAGCCATAAAAATGCAAGCAAAGCCTCTAAACAAAGCAACACCAGTCAATTTAGCATCACATACTTACTGGAATCTCGGTGGACACACCAGCGGCAACATTTTCTCCCACACTATTCAGCTTTTCGGATCAAAGATAACTCCTGTTAATGATAAGCTTATCCCCACCGGACAAATTACTCCGGTTGAAGGAACAGCCTATGATTTCCTCAAGCCAAGGACAATAGGGAGCAAGTTCAGTGATATACCAGGTGGATATGATATCAACTATGTGTTGGATAATACTGAGGGAAAGCATTTGCAAAGGGTGGCAATTGTTCAAGAAAGCAAATCAGGTAGAAAGATGGAACTGTGGACAAATAAACCTGGTGTCCAGTTTTACACAAGTAATATGTTGGAAAATGCTAAGGGAAAAGGTGGATTTGTTTACTCAAAGTATGCTGCACTTTGTTTGGAGACACAAGGCTTCCCAGATTCTGTTAATCATCCCAATTTTCCTTCCCAGATTGTGAATCCAGGGGAAACTTATAAGCACATTATGGTATATAGGTTCACTGCCTAA
- the LOC138908372 gene encoding uncharacterized protein, producing MSWVLDAEIYLDAMGLGDAIKDKNKASIQDCAKALIFLRHHLDEGLKIEYLTVKDPLILWNSLKERYDNLKLVTLSQARYDWAHLRLQDFKSISEYNSAMFRITSKLKLCGDSITHYDMLEKTFIEFHTSNMVLQQQYREKGFKKYSELISLLLMAERNDLLMRNHENRPTGSTPLPEVNEVYSHYAKCGKGRGPIRGRGCGRGQGRNFLGINHPPKKNNHQKWKGKDKKPKANGSETEYYRYGGKGHWANICRTPRYLAEHYQASLKNKGHEANFV from the coding sequence ATGTCATgggtgttggatgctgaaatctatttagatgcaatgggtcttggagacgccattaaagataaaaataaagcatcTATCCAAGATTGTGCCAaggccttgattttcttgcgccatcaccttgatgaagggttgaaaatagaatatctcacaGTCAAAGATCCACTTATTTTGTGGAATAgcttaaaggaaagatatgacaacttaaagttggtcactctttcacaagcacgatatgattgggCTCATCTGAGGCTCCAAGACTTTAAATCTATTTCTGAATACAATTCTGCGatgttcagaattacttctaaattgaaactctgTGGAGATAGTATCACTcactatgatatgcttgaaaaaacgtTCATAGAGTTTCATACCTCCAATATGGTCCTGCAACAGCAGTACAgagagaaaggtttcaagaagtactctgagttgatttctcttctccttATGGCTGAACGAAACGACTTGCTCATGAGAAATCACGAAAATCGACCCACTGGGTCTACACCATTGCCAGAAGTGAATGAGGTGTATTCCCATTATGCTAAGTGTGGAAAAGGTCGTGGCCCTATTCGTGGTCGTGGTTGTGGCCGTGGACAAGGAAGAAATTTTCTTGGTATTAATCATCCCCCCAAAAaaaataaccaccaaaagtgGAAAGGGAAAGATAAGAAGCCAAAGGCAAATGGTTCAGAAACTGAATACTATCGTTACGGTGGAAAAGGGCATTGGGCAAATATTTGTCGTACACCAAGATATTTGGCTGAGCATTATCAAGCATCTCTAAAGAATAAAGGCCATGAAGCTAATTTTgtataa